A region from the Spirochaeta thermophila DSM 6192 genome encodes:
- the fusA gene encoding elongation factor G has translation MDRTRIRNIGIIAHIDAGKTTTTERILYYTGKTHRIGEVDDGQATMDWMEQEQNRGITITAAATTCFWKDHQINIIDTPGHVDFTVEVERALRVLDGAVVIFCAVGGVEPQSETVWHQADTYGVPRIAYVNKMDRMGADFFAVLEEMEKKLGAHPVPLQIPVGKEQSFRGVIDLITMRMIEWNQEVQGAEYHYLPIPEDMEEMAAAWRERLLDSLSTYSDRITELFLEGKEIPEDLILRTIRSCTLARQITPVFCGSSLRNMGVQPLLDGVISYLPSPADLPPIKAYHVKKEKEVEIPQEESSQPLGLIFKIHADRDAGNLCFVRMYAGSIKTGTTVYNVAKKKRERITRIFRMHANRTEPLDTLRAGDIGVVVGFKLAQTGDTVSSEGQPVLLERMHLPEPVISISVEPKTLSDRKKLLDTLSVLTTEDPSLAMKEDEETGEILLSGMGELHLEVVVTRIKDEFGMDVRTGKPRVTYRETITREATVTETFDRIIGGKEQRATVTIAVRPRERGTGNRFVSQVRGNRIPEEILEAIRRSVEASFTGGILLGYPLVDVEAELREVEFDPETGTEFAFEAASSGAFERACREAAPVLLEPIMRIVVITPSEFLGEVVNQLSGRGGVIQGIESRGTVEEIHAQAPLERMFGYSTALRSVTQGRASFSMEFSHFAPKEEQARPRS, from the coding sequence ATGGACAGGACGAGAATTCGCAACATAGGGATCATCGCACACATCGATGCCGGCAAGACGACCACGACCGAGCGGATCCTCTACTATACGGGGAAGACCCACCGTATCGGAGAGGTGGACGACGGCCAAGCGACCATGGACTGGATGGAGCAGGAACAGAACCGCGGTATCACCATCACGGCGGCCGCCACCACCTGTTTCTGGAAGGATCATCAGATAAACATCATCGACACCCCGGGCCATGTGGATTTCACCGTGGAGGTGGAACGCGCCCTCCGGGTGCTCGACGGCGCGGTGGTGATCTTCTGTGCCGTGGGGGGAGTGGAACCGCAGTCCGAGACGGTGTGGCACCAGGCCGACACCTACGGGGTGCCGAGGATCGCCTACGTGAACAAGATGGACCGCATGGGGGCGGATTTTTTCGCCGTGCTGGAGGAGATGGAGAAGAAACTCGGTGCGCATCCGGTCCCCCTCCAGATCCCCGTGGGGAAGGAACAGTCGTTCCGGGGGGTGATCGATCTCATAACGATGAGGATGATCGAATGGAACCAGGAGGTGCAGGGGGCGGAATACCACTACCTGCCGATCCCCGAGGACATGGAGGAGATGGCCGCCGCGTGGCGTGAACGCCTGCTCGATTCCCTTTCCACCTACTCTGACCGGATCACCGAGCTCTTCCTCGAGGGCAAAGAGATACCGGAGGACCTCATCCTGCGCACCATACGTTCGTGCACGCTCGCACGTCAGATCACACCGGTGTTCTGCGGGAGCTCTCTCAGGAACATGGGCGTGCAACCTCTTCTGGATGGGGTGATCTCGTACCTCCCCTCACCAGCCGACCTGCCGCCCATCAAGGCCTATCATGTGAAGAAGGAAAAGGAGGTGGAGATACCGCAGGAGGAGTCGAGTCAACCGCTCGGCCTGATCTTCAAGATCCATGCGGACAGGGATGCGGGGAACCTGTGCTTCGTCCGAATGTACGCCGGAAGCATCAAGACGGGCACCACGGTCTACAACGTGGCGAAGAAGAAACGCGAACGGATCACCCGCATCTTCCGGATGCATGCGAACCGTACCGAGCCGCTCGATACGTTGAGGGCCGGGGACATAGGTGTGGTCGTGGGGTTCAAACTCGCCCAGACAGGCGATACCGTCTCCTCCGAGGGACAGCCCGTGCTCCTCGAGCGCATGCACCTGCCCGAACCCGTCATCTCCATCTCGGTGGAGCCGAAGACGCTCTCGGACAGGAAGAAGCTCCTCGACACCCTCTCCGTCCTCACCACGGAGGACCCGTCCCTGGCCATGAAAGAGGACGAGGAGACCGGGGAGATCCTCCTCTCGGGAATGGGGGAACTCCACCTGGAGGTGGTGGTGACCAGGATAAAGGACGAGTTCGGCATGGACGTGAGGACGGGCAAGCCGAGGGTCACCTACCGCGAGACCATCACCAGGGAGGCCACGGTCACCGAGACCTTCGACAGGATCATCGGCGGGAAGGAACAGCGCGCCACCGTCACGATCGCGGTGCGGCCCAGAGAGCGGGGAACGGGCAACCGCTTCGTCTCTCAGGTGAGGGGGAACAGGATTCCGGAGGAGATCCTGGAGGCGATACGCCGCTCGGTGGAGGCCTCCTTCACAGGCGGCATCCTCCTTGGATACCCCCTCGTGGACGTCGAGGCTGAACTGCGCGAGGTGGAGTTCGATCCCGAGACCGGTACGGAGTTCGCCTTCGAGGCGGCCTCGAGCGGGGCCTTCGAGCGGGCCTGCAGGGAGGCGGCCCCCGTGCTACTCGAGCCCATCATGCGTATCGTGGTCATCACCCCCTCGGAGTTCCTCGGGGAGGTGGTCAACCAGCTCTCCGGCCGAGGAGGAGTCATACAGGGGATCGAGTCCCGCGGCACCGTGGAGGAGATACATGCGCAGGCTCCCCTCGAACGCATGTTCGGCTACAGCACCGCCTTGAGGAGCGTCACCCAGGGACGGGCGAGCTTCTCCATGGAATTCAGTCACTTCGCCCCCAAGGAGGAGCAGGCGAGACCGCGTTCGTAG
- a CDS encoding methyl-accepting chemotaxis protein: MRIRTRLILLLVTVVTGIGLILAGITIRNNLVTALGALQSAGYDVLFAAHGFLESTAEVLAYDHEERGVYLDTVVEEWRQSIDHLGSALGALVSHPGKRLLPKGLQQELDAAYESWEKEDIPLRMEVAYEYLQAIINTSEIPRDRLFGILQIQSFLYQQQETLHHEDAGIASTVGLALSRIQQAWNQVVIARRVIKDFLATRVEGVIEKVDAEVARITLWSQIALVLFTLAVIILSSLFVVRISSTLARRIIHLEQVMNQVKDRDLMVVAKVEGRDELGSLARNLNEVLDTLRDFLLSVREASRNVEELKDVLAGGAAQSASALNQITRTIESIRDLVTRLDANLDATSSAISSIVDRIHSVVSQIQTQARNIAESSAAIEQMNASVQHVASLAEDRRARTADLLSVIHDGGEKVSTTNEVISSIHREISDIQEIIEIIDTVAEQTNLLSMNAAIESAHAGEAGRGFAVVAEEIRKLAESTGEHADRISQSLSRITDRIQQALHASDESHHAFENIRRDVSQFATALDEIAASMTELSRASSSILSATHAINEITTRVREGAEDMMQRAGQIRDAAEGSRNISLEVRKGVEEIERGTREILQAVNTISDLAQESRNRMVELHKVVETFRIEEEPDASAVQAE, encoded by the coding sequence ATGCGCATCAGAACGAGATTGATCCTCCTCCTCGTCACGGTGGTCACCGGGATAGGGCTCATTCTCGCAGGGATCACCATCCGCAACAATCTCGTCACCGCTCTTGGGGCCCTCCAGTCGGCTGGCTACGACGTGCTCTTCGCGGCCCATGGTTTCCTGGAGAGCACCGCCGAGGTGCTCGCCTACGACCACGAGGAACGCGGGGTGTACCTCGACACCGTGGTGGAGGAGTGGAGGCAGAGCATCGACCACCTCGGCAGCGCGCTCGGGGCCCTCGTGTCGCACCCCGGGAAGCGGCTCCTCCCGAAGGGGCTCCAGCAGGAACTCGACGCAGCCTATGAGTCCTGGGAGAAGGAGGACATCCCCCTCCGCATGGAGGTGGCCTACGAGTACCTTCAGGCCATCATCAACACCAGCGAGATCCCGAGGGACAGGCTCTTCGGCATCCTCCAGATACAGAGTTTCCTCTATCAGCAACAGGAGACCCTCCATCATGAGGATGCGGGTATCGCATCTACAGTGGGGCTCGCCCTCTCCCGCATCCAGCAGGCCTGGAACCAGGTGGTGATCGCCCGAAGGGTGATAAAGGACTTCCTCGCCACCCGGGTGGAAGGGGTCATAGAGAAGGTCGATGCAGAGGTGGCCCGGATCACCCTCTGGAGCCAGATCGCCCTCGTGCTCTTCACCTTGGCGGTGATCATCCTCTCCTCCCTCTTCGTGGTCCGGATCAGTTCGACGCTCGCGAGGAGGATCATTCACCTCGAGCAGGTGATGAACCAGGTGAAGGACCGTGATCTCATGGTCGTGGCGAAGGTGGAAGGAAGGGATGAGTTGGGCAGCCTCGCGAGGAACCTCAACGAGGTGCTCGACACCCTGCGCGACTTCCTCCTCTCGGTCCGCGAGGCCTCCCGCAACGTCGAGGAGCTCAAGGACGTCCTCGCAGGCGGCGCCGCCCAGTCCGCCAGCGCCCTCAACCAAATCACCCGCACCATCGAGTCCATCCGCGACCTCGTCACCCGCCTCGATGCCAACCTCGACGCCACCTCCTCCGCCATCTCCTCCATCGTCGACCGCATCCACTCCGTCGTCTCCCAGATCCAGACCCAGGCCCGCAACATCGCCGAAAGCTCCGCCGCCATCGAACAGATGAACGCCTCCGTCCAGCACGTCGCCTCCCTCGCAGAGGACCGCCGTGCCCGCACCGCCGACCTCCTCTCCGTCATCCACGACGGCGGAGAAAAGGTCAGCACCACCAACGAGGTCATCTCCTCCATCCACCGCGAAATCTCCGACATCCAGGAGATCATCGAGATCATCGACACCGTCGCCGAGCAGACCAACCTCCTCTCCATGAACGCCGCCATCGAGAGCGCCCACGCCGGCGAGGCCGGCCGCGGCTTTGCCGTCGTCGCCGAGGAGATCCGCAAGCTCGCAGAGTCCACCGGCGAGCACGCCGACCGCATCAGCCAGTCCCTCTCCCGCATCACAGACCGCATCCAGCAGGCCCTTCACGCCAGCGACGAGAGCCACCACGCCTTCGAGAACATCCGCCGTGACGTCTCCCAGTTCGCCACCGCCCTCGACGAGATCGCCGCCAGCATGACCGAGCTCTCACGCGCGAGCTCCTCCATCCTCTCCGCCACGCACGCCATCAACGAGATCACCACCCGTGTACGGGAAGGAGCGGAGGACATGATGCAGAGGGCAGGGCAGATCCGGGATGCTGCGGAGGGATCTCGAAACATCTCCCTCGAGGTGAGGAAGGGGGTGGAAGAGATCGAACGCGGCACCAGGGAGATCCTCCAGGCGGTGAACACCATAAGCGACCTCGCCCAGGAGAGCCGCAACCGGATGGTGGAACTCCACAAGGTGGTGGAGACCTTCAGGATCGAGGAGGAGCCGGACGCATCGGCGGTTCAGGCGGAATAG
- the fusA gene encoding elongation factor G, whose translation MSVSTATIRNLSVVGHGGTGKTTLVEHILYAAGVIDKPETVESGRTVSDFLPEEIENRFSIKTALSAFTWKDIKINLFDTPGAGDFIGEVISAFRASDCALMVVDAKSGVQIETIKLWRRLDMRNMPRMVFINKIELDNAGYNKTVEDLKERFQKTFIPVTIPLGEGTDYKGVINLLTMKAHVMDDGQEKEVDIPEEYREAAEQAHLELIEAAAEGDDELTEKYFEAGTLTIEEAKRGLAEGLKENKFVPVLCGSALLHSGINDLFHVINEIAPSPEALSEPILRNGEEDRLPVDPNAPFCGYVFKTFYDQFSGKLSFIKVVQGSLTPGTEVLNLSEQKKERISKVFTAIGKKLVETSGAVAGDIAVVTKADSLRTNDTLAAQEVDFRFKPLALPQPIFSLAIGTDSKKEQDKLGELLHREAEEDLTFTLTYNPETKETVISGMGELHINMILNKIREKFKINVHTKTPEVAYRETITKPASAEYTHKKQTGGHGQYARVVMEIKPLPRGEIFAFHNAIHGGAISKNYIPGVEKGVREGMEAGILAGYPVVDLEATVVDGKEHPVDSSELAFKIAAREALKDALTRAGCVLLEPIMKLTVFIEEQYLGDILSDLSGRRGKVLGQKPIGGGIVEVDALVPQAELLRYAIDLKSMTSGTGSFEIEFSHYEPISGRIAEEVIKRAQSRQEEVKAGQ comes from the coding sequence ATGTCTGTGAGTACCGCCACCATCCGAAACCTCTCCGTAGTGGGACACGGGGGAACGGGGAAGACCACCCTCGTAGAGCACATCCTCTACGCCGCGGGGGTGATAGACAAGCCCGAGACCGTCGAGTCCGGCAGAACGGTGAGCGATTTCCTCCCCGAGGAGATAGAGAACCGTTTTTCGATAAAGACCGCACTCTCCGCCTTCACCTGGAAGGACATAAAGATCAACCTCTTCGATACCCCGGGAGCCGGCGACTTCATAGGTGAAGTGATCTCCGCCTTCCGGGCATCCGACTGCGCCCTCATGGTGGTGGACGCGAAGTCCGGCGTCCAGATAGAGACGATCAAGCTCTGGCGAAGGCTCGACATGCGCAACATGCCGCGGATGGTCTTCATCAACAAGATAGAGCTCGACAATGCGGGCTACAACAAGACCGTGGAGGACCTCAAAGAACGATTCCAGAAGACCTTCATCCCGGTGACCATCCCGCTCGGTGAGGGAACGGACTACAAGGGTGTGATCAACCTGCTCACCATGAAGGCACATGTCATGGATGACGGGCAGGAGAAGGAGGTCGACATACCGGAGGAATACCGGGAGGCGGCGGAACAGGCCCATCTCGAACTCATAGAAGCGGCGGCCGAAGGGGATGACGAGCTCACCGAGAAGTACTTCGAGGCCGGGACGCTCACCATCGAAGAGGCGAAACGCGGGCTCGCCGAAGGGCTCAAGGAGAACAAGTTCGTGCCCGTGCTCTGTGGATCTGCCCTCCTCCACTCCGGTATCAACGATCTGTTCCACGTCATAAACGAGATCGCCCCCTCTCCCGAGGCCCTCTCGGAACCGATCCTCCGGAACGGGGAGGAGGATCGCCTGCCCGTGGATCCGAATGCGCCCTTCTGCGGATACGTGTTCAAGACATTCTACGATCAGTTCTCGGGAAAGCTCTCCTTCATAAAGGTCGTACAGGGGAGTCTCACACCCGGCACCGAGGTCCTCAACCTCTCCGAACAGAAGAAAGAACGGATCTCCAAGGTGTTCACCGCGATCGGGAAGAAACTCGTCGAGACCTCGGGGGCAGTGGCAGGGGATATCGCCGTGGTGACAAAGGCCGACTCCCTCAGAACGAACGACACCCTCGCCGCGCAGGAGGTCGATTTCCGGTTCAAGCCACTCGCCCTCCCTCAACCGATCTTCTCGCTCGCGATCGGGACGGACTCCAAGAAGGAGCAGGACAAGCTGGGCGAACTCCTCCACAGGGAGGCCGAGGAAGACCTCACCTTCACCCTCACCTACAACCCCGAGACGAAGGAGACCGTGATCTCAGGAATGGGCGAGCTCCACATCAACATGATCCTCAACAAGATCAGGGAGAAGTTCAAGATCAACGTGCACACCAAGACCCCGGAAGTGGCCTATCGCGAAACCATCACGAAACCGGCCTCCGCGGAGTATACCCACAAGAAACAGACCGGGGGGCACGGACAGTACGCCCGTGTGGTCATGGAGATCAAACCCCTTCCCAGGGGAGAGATCTTCGCCTTCCACAACGCCATCCACGGCGGCGCCATCTCCAAGAACTACATCCCCGGCGTGGAGAAGGGCGTGCGAGAGGGGATGGAAGCGGGCATCCTCGCCGGGTATCCGGTGGTGGACTTGGAAGCCACCGTGGTGGACGGCAAGGAGCACCCGGTCGATTCCTCGGAGCTGGCGTTCAAGATCGCGGCCCGGGAGGCGCTCAAGGACGCCCTCACGAGGGCGGGCTGCGTGCTCCTCGAACCCATCATGAAGCTCACGGTCTTCATCGAGGAACAGTATCTGGGCGACATCCTCTCCGACTTGAGCGGACGACGGGGGAAGGTCTTGGGACAGAAGCCCATAGGAGGAGGGATCGTCGAGGTCGACGCCCTGGTTCCGCAGGCGGAGCTCCTCCGCTACGCCATCGACCTCAAGTCGATGACCTCCGGAACGGGGTCCTTCGAAATCGAGTTCAGCCACTACGAGCCGATATCGGGTAGAATCGCCGAGGAGGTGATAAAGAGAGCACAGTCGCGCCAGGAGGAGGTAAAGGCAGGTCAATAG